One region of Pseudoalteromonas galatheae genomic DNA includes:
- a CDS encoding error-prone DNA polymerase — protein sequence MSYAELFCQSNFSFLTGASRPEELVKQADFLGYSAIAITDECSLAGIVRAHAYIRDHKLKIKLIVGNLLKYNNIELVALCPCQLAYTELCRVISNARQRTEKGQYRLSEWDIMSLKHVLLLWLPKGNSQDVQSLQWLCKYHQNRIWIGYRRNLSAEDIHYFTHCVKLSKAYQIPICAVGGVLMHCSSRLALQHTLTAIRQNRVISEIPEKMISNSESALRSISKLNKLFSPTFLEESANIAKRCVFNLDSLHYQYPQELVPKGFTPMAYLRALVEKGKQVRFPDGVPPDVEAIIDKELALIEALDYPFFFITIHDIVMYAKQHQILYQGRGSAANSVVCYCLEITAVDPRQVGVLFERFISKERNEPPDIDVDFEHQRREEVIQYIYKKYGRKRAALAATVITYRLKSAMRDVGKALGIEVAQIEYFIKHLNRRDKGLNWQAQLVELGLEPNSLKGQHFIQLVNDIMGFPRHLSQHVGGFVISESPLHELVPVENAAMPERTIIQWDKDDLETLKLLKVDILALGMLSAIRKCFGYIAAHTKRNLDLAQLTRMQDDPLVYKMLQKGDSVGVFQVESRAQMSMLPRLKPANYYDLVIQIAIVRPGPIQGDMVHPFLKRRDGEEQVTYPSEAVKSVLERTMGVPIFQEQVIKLAMVAAGFTGGEADSLRRAMASWKKTGELMQFREKLIRGMLARGYEAQFAERIFEQICGFGEYGFPESHSASFAVLAYASAWLKYYYPAMFYTALLNSLPMGFYSASQLLQDASRHEVSILPICVNQSDYEHQVVKIPRQASFAIRLGLRLIKGLSETEALQLLQCRPQEGFANIVQLQQAGITNSTIEKLISADALHHFVDSRYAARWSLADQSKALPLFSDIEEKESQYSHFNATEFENLQEDYNSTKVSLRTHPIKQLEQAKLIDRTVKANQLLYRPHKSLVTVIGLVTGKQAPGTAKGVTFFTLEDETGNINVIVWSGTARAQKQAYMGAQLLEVKGIVEKEGEVVHVIAGRLIDRSELLETMTVKARAFH from the coding sequence ATGTCTTATGCCGAGCTTTTTTGCCAGAGCAACTTTTCGTTTTTGACTGGCGCATCGCGACCAGAAGAGTTGGTCAAACAGGCAGATTTTTTAGGTTATAGCGCCATAGCTATTACTGACGAATGCTCTTTGGCTGGCATTGTCCGTGCTCATGCTTATATTCGTGATCATAAGCTCAAGATAAAACTGATAGTTGGGAACTTACTAAAGTACAACAATATTGAATTGGTCGCTCTTTGTCCTTGCCAGCTCGCTTATACAGAGTTATGTCGAGTGATCAGTAATGCTCGCCAGCGAACGGAAAAGGGACAATATCGGCTTAGTGAGTGGGATATTATGTCGCTTAAGCATGTTTTATTGTTGTGGTTGCCAAAGGGGAACAGTCAAGATGTTCAATCATTGCAATGGCTGTGTAAATACCACCAAAATAGAATATGGATTGGCTACCGACGTAACTTGAGTGCAGAAGATATACATTACTTTACCCATTGTGTAAAACTGTCAAAAGCGTACCAAATACCTATTTGCGCTGTTGGTGGGGTGCTTATGCACTGCTCGTCTAGACTTGCGCTACAGCATACTCTGACAGCTATTCGACAAAACCGTGTGATAAGCGAGATCCCTGAGAAAATGATAAGCAATAGCGAGTCGGCACTGAGATCTATCTCTAAGCTTAATAAGTTGTTTTCACCTACCTTTCTTGAAGAAAGTGCCAATATCGCGAAGCGATGTGTATTTAATTTGGACTCATTGCATTATCAATATCCTCAGGAGTTAGTGCCTAAAGGCTTTACTCCAATGGCTTATTTACGCGCGTTGGTTGAAAAGGGTAAACAAGTTCGCTTTCCTGATGGCGTGCCGCCAGATGTAGAAGCCATTATTGATAAAGAGCTAGCGCTTATTGAAGCGCTTGATTATCCGTTTTTCTTTATCACTATTCATGACATTGTGATGTATGCAAAACAGCATCAAATCTTATACCAAGGGCGAGGTTCAGCCGCTAACTCTGTGGTCTGCTACTGCTTAGAGATAACCGCAGTTGACCCTCGGCAAGTGGGCGTATTGTTCGAGCGTTTTATTAGTAAAGAGCGTAATGAGCCACCCGATATAGATGTAGATTTTGAACACCAACGTCGTGAAGAGGTGATCCAATATATCTACAAAAAATATGGTCGTAAGCGCGCAGCATTAGCAGCAACGGTGATCACGTATCGTTTAAAAAGTGCCATGCGTGATGTTGGCAAAGCCTTGGGCATTGAAGTGGCGCAAATAGAGTACTTTATTAAGCATCTCAACCGCCGTGATAAAGGGCTTAACTGGCAGGCCCAATTAGTGGAGCTAGGGTTAGAGCCAAACTCATTAAAAGGTCAGCACTTTATTCAGTTGGTTAATGACATTATGGGGTTTCCAAGGCATTTATCGCAGCATGTTGGTGGTTTTGTTATCTCAGAAAGTCCATTACATGAATTAGTGCCCGTAGAAAATGCAGCTATGCCAGAGCGCACCATTATTCAATGGGATAAAGATGACCTTGAAACCCTTAAGTTACTCAAAGTCGATATCTTGGCCTTGGGTATGCTAAGCGCTATTCGTAAGTGCTTTGGTTATATTGCAGCGCATACCAAGCGAAACCTAGATCTTGCCCAATTGACTCGTATGCAAGACGACCCTTTGGTCTATAAGATGTTGCAAAAAGGGGATAGTGTTGGCGTGTTTCAAGTAGAGTCTCGCGCACAAATGAGTATGTTGCCAAGGCTGAAACCCGCTAATTACTACGACTTAGTGATCCAAATAGCAATTGTACGTCCCGGCCCTATTCAAGGTGATATGGTGCATCCATTTTTAAAGCGACGGGATGGTGAAGAGCAAGTGACTTATCCATCCGAAGCGGTTAAATCGGTATTAGAGAGGACCATGGGGGTTCCCATTTTCCAAGAACAAGTAATAAAACTGGCTATGGTTGCAGCTGGGTTCACTGGAGGAGAAGCTGATAGCCTGCGCCGAGCCATGGCATCATGGAAGAAAACCGGAGAGCTGATGCAGTTTAGAGAAAAGCTTATTCGAGGTATGCTGGCCCGGGGCTATGAAGCACAATTTGCTGAGCGGATTTTTGAGCAGATCTGCGGCTTTGGTGAATATGGTTTCCCTGAAAGCCACTCCGCTTCTTTTGCTGTGCTGGCTTATGCTTCTGCGTGGTTGAAATACTACTACCCAGCAATGTTTTATACTGCGTTACTCAATAGCTTGCCAATGGGGTTCTATTCGGCTTCACAGCTGTTGCAAGATGCATCAAGGCATGAGGTTAGTATTTTACCTATTTGTGTTAACCAGTCCGATTACGAGCACCAAGTCGTAAAAATACCAAGACAAGCATCGTTTGCGATCCGTTTAGGGCTTAGGCTTATAAAAGGGTTAAGTGAAACTGAAGCTCTACAATTATTACAGTGCAGACCTCAAGAGGGGTTCGCTAATATCGTGCAGTTACAGCAAGCTGGCATTACCAATAGCACTATTGAAAAGCTGATTTCTGCGGATGCTTTACATCACTTCGTGGATAGCCGTTATGCTGCTAGATGGTCACTTGCGGATCAAAGTAAAGCATTGCCACTATTCAGCGATATTGAAGAGAAAGAGTCGCAATATAGCCACTTTAACGCCACAGAGTTTGAAAACCTACAGGAAGATTATAATAGCACTAAAGTTTCCTTACGCACTCACCCAATCAAGCAACTTGAGCAAGCAAAGCTTATAGACCGAACGGTTAAGGCCAATCAACTGCTTTATCGACCGCATAAATCGTTAGTCACAGTGATAGGGCTGGTGACAGGAAAGCAAGCCCCGGGTACCGCAAAAGGCGTGACCTTTTTTACTTTGGAAGACGAAACAGGCAACATCAATGTGATTGTGTGGTCTGGTACTGCTCGAGCGCAGAAGCAAGCCTATATGGGCGCACAGTTATTAGAAGTAAAAGGTATAGTCGAGAAGGAAGGGGAAGTGGTACATGTTATTGCTGGTAGACTAATCGATAGAAGTGAACTTTTAGAGACGATGACAGTTAAAGCTCGAGCCTTTCATTAA
- the rnhA gene encoding ribonuclease HI — protein MQKTVEIYTDGSCLGNPGPGGYGVYLSYQGHEKEMSAGYKLTTNNRMEMLAAIVALETLKRPCDIILYTDSQYVKQGIESWLENWKKRNWKTAAKQPVKNVDLWQRLDAATSRHTIQWRWVKGHAGNKYNELVDDLAREAASGSNLLVDEGYEASV, from the coding sequence GTGCAAAAAACCGTAGAGATTTATACCGATGGCTCGTGTTTAGGTAACCCAGGTCCAGGTGGTTATGGTGTTTACCTTTCCTATCAAGGACATGAAAAAGAAATGAGTGCAGGGTATAAGCTCACAACCAATAACAGAATGGAAATGCTTGCAGCCATTGTTGCACTCGAAACATTAAAGCGTCCCTGCGATATCATTCTGTATACCGACAGCCAATATGTTAAGCAAGGCATTGAGTCTTGGCTTGAAAACTGGAAAAAGCGCAATTGGAAAACCGCAGCTAAACAACCGGTAAAAAATGTCGATTTATGGCAAAGACTGGACGCTGCCACCAGCCGGCACACGATCCAGTGGCGCTGGGTAAAAGGCCACGCTGGAAATAAATACAATGAGCTTGTCGATGATTTAGCACGAGAAGCGGCTTCAGGCTCAAATCTACTTGTAGATGAGGGCTACGAAGCCAGCGTCTAA
- the gloB gene encoding hydroxyacylglutathione hydrolase, translating into MVQVDAIKAFDDNYIWLIKDPLRSNCWVVDPGDEQPVLDYLAKFDLTLQGILVTHHHWDHTDGIAPLLSHFPSLTVYGPKNGKYKGITHGLSEHDTITLFDTTLNIIATPGHTLDHICYVNDELAFTGDTLFNAGCGRLFEGTPSQMWHSFEKLLTLPDTCKVYCTHEYTLANLAFAEAVEPTNQALIQYHQQAKSLRASNERTIPTTIEQQKAINPFVRAANEAILTHIPPQFITSENTPEARFSALRKWKDNF; encoded by the coding sequence ATGGTGCAAGTCGATGCAATCAAAGCATTTGATGACAATTATATCTGGCTGATAAAAGACCCTCTACGTTCAAACTGTTGGGTGGTTGACCCCGGTGACGAACAACCTGTTTTAGATTACCTCGCCAAGTTTGATTTAACACTCCAAGGCATATTAGTCACCCATCATCATTGGGATCACACTGATGGCATTGCCCCGCTTTTATCACATTTTCCTAGCTTAACAGTCTACGGACCTAAAAATGGTAAATATAAAGGCATTACTCACGGCCTCAGTGAACATGATACGATCACACTTTTCGATACCACGCTGAACATTATTGCCACCCCAGGTCACACCTTAGATCATATCTGTTATGTAAATGATGAGCTGGCTTTTACGGGGGATACCTTATTCAATGCAGGTTGTGGCAGGCTTTTTGAGGGAACACCAAGCCAAATGTGGCACTCCTTTGAAAAGCTACTCACACTACCTGACACATGCAAAGTGTATTGCACGCACGAGTATACGCTCGCAAACCTTGCTTTTGCTGAGGCTGTTGAGCCCACTAACCAAGCACTGATCCAGTATCACCAACAAGCAAAGTCATTACGTGCCAGTAACGAGCGCACAATACCTACAACAATTGAACAACAAAAAGCAATCAATCCTTTTGTACGTGCCGCGAATGAAGCCATCCTCACCCATATTCCACCACAATTTATCACGTCAGAAAATACACCTGAAGCTCGCTTTAGTGCGCTAAGAAAATGGAAGGATAACTTCTAA
- a CDS encoding lytic transglycosylase, which produces MKKLAFIIASTAILSGCEITQETPLEAATEQVKQANLDHASPYDISQTLSTSWQDEDEEAVPVFDDVWERIRYQLSIEVPQNRPVVAERNYYQRHQAYLDRIAKRAEPYLYYIVEEVEKRNMPVEIALLPIVESAFDPFGYSHRTASGIWQFMPQTGERFNLKQNWWYDGRRDIVASTQAALDYLTYLHKTLEGDWLNAIAAYNSGEGRLLRAIRKNRKKHLPTDFWSLDLPRETTAYVPKLLALSDLLKRSDEFKVTWQPIINAQVVDTVEVGSQIDLALAAEMADISLTELYRLNPGFNRWATDPDGPHQLLLPMEKVDAFQEKLAKTEVKDRLRWQYYTVQKGDSLSVVATKFNTSIGAIRSLNSIDGNMIRVGQRLLVPLSDGELQSEHLPPEVRLAANKVTKKKLSHTVKSGDTLWDISREYDVTVKQLASWNKLKTNAVLRLGQKLTVFKDEKAANQTVLVNTERTITYKVRKGDSLARIATKFNVSVNEIVKWNNLTGQKYLQPGQKLKLKVQTKRV; this is translated from the coding sequence ATGAAAAAGCTCGCCTTTATTATTGCATCAACAGCAATATTAAGTGGTTGTGAAATCACACAAGAAACCCCATTGGAAGCTGCAACTGAACAAGTGAAGCAGGCCAACTTAGATCACGCGAGCCCTTATGATATCTCTCAAACACTCAGCACCTCATGGCAAGACGAAGATGAAGAGGCTGTGCCTGTATTTGACGATGTATGGGAGCGGATCCGTTATCAGTTATCTATCGAAGTACCGCAAAATAGACCTGTGGTCGCCGAACGTAATTACTATCAACGTCACCAAGCCTATTTAGACCGTATCGCAAAACGTGCAGAGCCTTACCTCTACTACATTGTTGAAGAAGTAGAAAAGCGCAATATGCCTGTCGAGATCGCGTTATTACCTATTGTAGAAAGCGCATTCGATCCCTTTGGCTATTCACACCGCACCGCTTCCGGTATTTGGCAATTTATGCCTCAAACAGGTGAACGCTTCAACCTCAAACAAAATTGGTGGTATGACGGCCGTCGCGATATTGTTGCATCAACGCAAGCGGCACTTGATTACCTCACCTACCTCCATAAAACGCTGGAAGGCGACTGGTTAAACGCAATTGCCGCTTACAATTCAGGTGAAGGTCGATTGCTCAGAGCAATCCGAAAAAACCGTAAAAAGCATTTGCCCACCGACTTTTGGTCTCTCGATTTACCTCGCGAGACCACTGCGTATGTTCCTAAATTACTTGCTTTGTCCGACCTATTAAAACGCTCAGATGAGTTTAAGGTCACGTGGCAACCTATCATCAATGCCCAAGTAGTTGATACTGTTGAAGTAGGGTCACAAATTGATCTAGCGCTTGCCGCTGAAATGGCTGATATTTCTTTAACTGAACTCTATCGCCTAAATCCAGGTTTTAATCGTTGGGCCACCGATCCAGATGGTCCACATCAGTTATTATTACCTATGGAAAAGGTTGACGCCTTTCAAGAGAAATTAGCTAAGACAGAAGTAAAAGATAGGCTTCGTTGGCAATATTATACGGTGCAAAAAGGAGATAGCCTGTCGGTCGTTGCGACTAAGTTTAATACTAGTATCGGCGCCATTCGCTCACTCAATAGCATCGATGGCAATATGATCCGTGTTGGCCAGAGGCTATTGGTGCCACTCAGTGATGGCGAATTGCAAAGTGAGCATTTACCACCAGAGGTGCGCCTTGCCGCCAACAAAGTGACCAAGAAAAAGCTCAGCCACACGGTAAAGTCAGGCGATACATTGTGGGATATCAGCCGCGAATATGATGTTACCGTTAAGCAATTAGCTAGCTGGAATAAGTTAAAAACCAATGCCGTTTTGCGCCTTGGACAAAAGCTTACCGTCTTTAAAGATGAAAAAGCAGCAAATCAAACCGTCCTCGTCAATACCGAACGCACAATCACTTACAAAGTGCGTAAAGGCGACTCACTAGCACGTATCGCCACTAAATTTAACGTTAGCGTGAATGAAATCGTCAAATGGAACAACCTGACTGGGCAGAAGTATCTCCAGCCAGGTCAAAAGTTAAAACTGAAAGTTCAGACGAAACGTGTTTAG
- the imuA gene encoding translesion DNA synthesis-associated protein ImuA, with the protein MANYIDLLERKNLLWRGRGQAAQHDVVSTRFAALDDLLCGGWPQQGVIGVKTAMGIGELRLILPHFVDDNRLKVLINPPGQIHAAALHYLSLDLSEFMIVQPPSEKEALWAAEQCVKSGVCSALVLWHEALSIAAVKRLQLGAQAGSCRLFVLHQAQYAQTLPFTLSVVLQAQHSSLDVTVKKHKGHFAHRSLKLENPHYWPELEKPNLPHVSDNIVALSGYERRLTS; encoded by the coding sequence ATGGCGAATTATATAGATCTTCTTGAGCGTAAAAACTTGCTTTGGCGTGGACGTGGACAGGCCGCGCAGCATGATGTCGTCAGTACTCGCTTTGCTGCACTTGACGATTTACTGTGCGGTGGTTGGCCGCAACAAGGTGTGATTGGTGTGAAAACTGCAATGGGAATAGGAGAGTTAAGGTTGATATTGCCCCATTTTGTGGATGATAACCGTTTGAAGGTATTAATTAATCCTCCAGGACAAATACATGCCGCAGCATTGCATTATTTATCGTTAGATCTGAGTGAATTTATGATTGTACAGCCTCCAAGTGAAAAAGAAGCACTATGGGCTGCGGAGCAATGCGTAAAAAGTGGTGTGTGTAGTGCACTTGTACTTTGGCACGAAGCGCTTTCTATTGCTGCTGTAAAGCGTTTGCAGTTAGGTGCACAGGCGGGGAGTTGTAGGTTATTTGTTTTACATCAAGCACAGTACGCCCAGACTTTACCATTTACACTTTCAGTGGTTTTACAAGCACAGCACAGCAGCTTGGATGTGACAGTAAAGAAGCACAAGGGGCACTTTGCACATCGCAGTCTTAAACTAGAGAATCCCCATTATTGGCCAGAGCTTGAAAAGCCAAATCTACCTCATGTTAGCGATAATATAGTTGCACTTTCGGGCTATGAGCGGCGTTTAACGAGCTAG
- the dnaQ gene encoding DNA polymerase III subunit epsilon has translation MHTRQIVLDTETTGIDPKAGHRIIEIGCVELVNRRLTGNNFHVYINPQRDIEEEAIDVHGITNEFLRDKPFFHQIAQEFFDYIKGAELVIHNAPFDVGFMDHEFAKLNQGFPATHDYCQVLDTLVMARDLHPGQKNSLDALCRRYDIDNSKRTLHGALLDSEILADVYLSMTGGQKKLNLANQNKGEQASSGGGIIRLDSNRPALKVLRASADEEQAHTERLELVNKACGQSLWQQ, from the coding sequence ATGCACACACGGCAAATAGTACTGGATACAGAAACCACAGGTATTGATCCTAAAGCAGGGCACAGGATCATTGAAATTGGTTGTGTTGAGCTAGTCAATCGCAGACTAACGGGGAATAACTTCCACGTATATATTAACCCTCAGCGCGACATTGAAGAAGAAGCCATTGATGTTCACGGTATCACCAACGAATTTTTACGCGATAAACCTTTTTTCCATCAAATTGCGCAAGAGTTTTTTGACTATATTAAAGGAGCTGAGCTTGTCATTCATAACGCGCCGTTCGACGTCGGCTTTATGGATCACGAGTTTGCTAAGCTAAATCAAGGCTTTCCGGCGACCCATGACTATTGCCAAGTGCTAGATACCTTGGTGATGGCCAGGGATCTTCATCCAGGCCAGAAGAACAGTCTAGATGCACTGTGCCGTCGCTATGATATCGATAACTCAAAGCGTACGTTGCACGGCGCTTTGCTGGATTCCGAGATCCTTGCTGATGTTTACCTTTCGATGACGGGAGGCCAAAAAAAGCTCAATTTGGCGAACCAAAATAAAGGTGAGCAGGCTAGCTCAGGCGGTGGCATTATTCGTTTAGACAGTAATCGCCCTGCACTTAAAGTTTTACGTGCTTCTGCCGATGAAGAACAAGCACATACAGAACGTTTAGAGCTTGTAAACAAAGCTTGTGGACAAAGCTTGTGGCAACAATAA
- a CDS encoding Y-family DNA polymerase, protein MWLYLYFPMLQLEGMTKQTVSGDFVTPVVIIDGRKNQIVQLNDAAQQRGIKIGMGLGTACALCTQLHVLPYDDLLERQQLLEIANMLYQVSADIVIDEPNGLVLKVDSMLSLYHDLPSYWQVISGQLAQLGKSYYYGMGESTIMAKLLARERCNVLVLTPCQKRHYLRKIGLTRTSLDSRVIELLARTGVKNVAQLEQFALSELAKRFDTELVHYVGCLFGKLKETLNYFQPAETFELTAPLLYEVEVMAWLEKPIEHLLSRLALFLQQRNLVTRTLYFTLALRDKEALEITLNSAEPEYKAANWQRLLNLKLESITLDAPVQSVSLKVDALETQHATIKDLFSTQQSVMSAQGLRAILCAKLGEQAVQGLQLTGDPRPEKASTYSHKPCFTALDSKLRPNILFPKPQPLCERVNIISGPERIASGWWDGEPVQRDYFIVQNEQAQRLWVFREQNNHWYIHGVFS, encoded by the coding sequence ATGTGGTTATATCTCTATTTTCCTATGCTGCAACTAGAGGGAATGACGAAGCAAACGGTTTCCGGTGATTTTGTTACACCCGTTGTTATTATTGATGGCCGCAAAAACCAGATAGTGCAGTTAAATGATGCAGCGCAGCAGCGAGGTATAAAAATAGGAATGGGCCTTGGGACTGCTTGTGCATTGTGTACACAGCTTCATGTTTTGCCCTACGACGACTTGCTAGAAAGACAGCAGCTATTAGAAATTGCCAATATGCTTTATCAAGTAAGTGCAGATATTGTAATCGATGAACCTAATGGCCTTGTGCTTAAAGTCGATTCTATGCTTTCGCTCTATCATGATTTGCCAAGTTACTGGCAAGTAATATCTGGACAATTAGCGCAGCTTGGCAAGAGTTATTATTACGGCATGGGTGAGTCCACAATAATGGCTAAGCTCTTGGCGCGAGAGCGTTGCAATGTGCTTGTACTAACGCCTTGCCAAAAGCGTCATTACCTGAGGAAAATAGGACTAACACGTACAAGTCTAGACAGCCGGGTGATTGAGCTGCTTGCTCGCACCGGAGTTAAAAATGTGGCGCAGTTAGAGCAGTTTGCACTCAGTGAGCTGGCTAAGCGTTTTGATACTGAACTCGTACATTATGTAGGCTGCTTGTTTGGAAAACTAAAGGAAACCCTTAACTATTTCCAACCTGCGGAAACCTTTGAACTTACTGCACCTTTACTTTACGAAGTCGAAGTGATGGCTTGGTTAGAAAAGCCAATCGAACATTTGCTATCGCGTTTAGCGCTATTCCTACAGCAACGTAACTTGGTAACTCGAACGCTTTATTTTACCTTAGCACTTCGAGATAAAGAGGCTTTAGAGATCACATTAAACAGCGCAGAGCCTGAATATAAGGCGGCAAATTGGCAGCGCCTGTTAAACCTCAAGCTAGAATCCATAACCTTAGATGCGCCCGTACAAAGTGTTTCACTCAAAGTTGATGCTTTAGAAACGCAGCATGCCACAATAAAAGATCTTTTCTCAACGCAGCAAAGTGTGATGTCAGCGCAAGGACTGCGAGCTATTCTATGTGCCAAGCTCGGTGAGCAGGCAGTGCAAGGTTTACAGCTTACAGGCGATCCTCGTCCTGAAAAGGCCAGCACTTATAGCCATAAGCCCTGTTTCACGGCACTAGATAGTAAGTTAAGGCCCAACATTTTATTTCCGAAGCCACAGCCTTTATGTGAAAGAGTCAATATTATTTCTGGTCCAGAGCGCATCGCTTCGGGGTGGTGGGACGGTGAGCCGGTCCAGCGAGACTATTTTATTGTACAAAATGAACAAGCGCAGCGGTTATGGGTATTTCGAGAGCAAAATAATCATTGGTATATTCATGGAGTATTTAGCTAA
- a CDS encoding TIGR03503 family protein has protein sequence MNLKQLILGFVLLVSTIVGAQTPQITMLQRDGKVNEIPLLDNRFRIDYNIEEITLLFFRAPGTPAVVLVKPDGSKYYATSSLDNDALQWYDEVSYDLIILKNPTPGPWQVIGQIQKNSRIMVLGDIELEVEALPPLLFRGEVLKVTGRVTNDGEPIDVGYFRDVVTLYVEFSSTNNDEYANFGAGTQSVTDFKDDGREFDERPLDGIFTGEFKLNFPAGEWQPEFFIETPILKRRVIKSPIVIAEPPFNFELMLAGENELEHGLTITLDDTVIKPETILLQGKIFYPNGEEQMFTLDAEERLYRQLPIKNYDWGRYSIEISAFGENINGREFMATLPNYNFEIERPIEKVPELEATALPAAKQPAPEPEPTISTALLVSIIVAGNLVVLLLGGLVIRIFVQKKPIKLKVPMLKNPFKKTEEVIDLDDLGPSENNAAGNGSKNDKSGDILNLSMKDN, from the coding sequence ATGAATCTAAAACAGCTTATCTTGGGGTTTGTACTGCTAGTAAGTACGATTGTTGGCGCTCAAACACCACAGATAACGATGTTACAGCGGGACGGCAAGGTAAATGAAATCCCTCTTTTAGATAACCGTTTTCGCATTGATTATAATATTGAAGAGATTACTTTACTGTTTTTTCGCGCACCTGGCACGCCTGCCGTGGTACTTGTGAAGCCTGATGGCAGTAAATATTATGCGACCAGTTCGCTAGATAATGATGCACTGCAATGGTACGACGAAGTCAGCTATGACTTGATCATTCTAAAAAATCCGACGCCAGGCCCTTGGCAAGTTATCGGACAGATCCAAAAAAACAGCCGCATTATGGTATTGGGTGACATTGAGCTCGAAGTTGAAGCTTTGCCTCCGTTATTGTTCCGTGGTGAAGTATTGAAGGTAACAGGTCGTGTGACCAATGATGGCGAACCGATAGATGTAGGTTACTTTCGGGATGTCGTGACTTTGTATGTAGAGTTCTCCAGCACCAATAACGATGAATATGCAAACTTTGGGGCAGGTACGCAAAGTGTAACCGACTTTAAAGATGATGGTCGCGAATTTGATGAAAGGCCCTTGGATGGAATTTTTACTGGTGAGTTTAAATTAAATTTTCCAGCAGGGGAGTGGCAGCCAGAATTTTTCATTGAAACGCCCATTCTAAAAAGAAGAGTGATTAAATCTCCCATTGTTATTGCTGAGCCGCCATTCAACTTTGAATTGATGCTTGCGGGCGAAAACGAGCTTGAACATGGTCTTACTATCACGTTAGACGACACGGTTATAAAGCCAGAAACTATCTTGTTACAAGGTAAAATCTTTTACCCCAATGGTGAAGAGCAGATGTTTACTTTAGATGCCGAAGAGCGACTTTATCGTCAGCTACCAATCAAGAATTATGACTGGGGTCGTTATAGCATAGAAATCTCAGCATTTGGTGAAAATATCAATGGCCGTGAGTTTATGGCTACGTTGCCAAACTATAACTTTGAAATTGAAAGGCCCATTGAAAAAGTGCCTGAGTTAGAAGCCACTGCGTTACCAGCAGCGAAACAACCCGCTCCAGAACCAGAGCCGACTATAAGTACAGCGCTATTAGTCAGTATTATCGTTGCTGGTAACTTAGTTGTATTATTGCTTGGTGGGTTAGTTATTCGCATTTTTGTGCAAAAAAAACCAATTAAGTTAAAAGTACCAATGTTAAAGAACCCATTTAAGAAAACCGAAGAAGTCATTGATCTTGATGATTTAGGGCCATCTGAAAATAACGCAGCAGGTAATGGTTCAAAAAATGATAAATCAGGTGATATTTTGAACCTTTCAATGAAAGATAACTAA
- a CDS encoding class I SAM-dependent methyltransferase, with protein MKPALSFLQGPKPDEWQDFPHGEYLKVGIQKRLDEWLPRMFGYHMLKLGCLSGQMNTSASPIKHQVCVAPQGKHVGVFAEIDELPFYENSVDACILSQCLEYHSDPHHILREAHRTLIPGGYIVISGFNPFSLCGVAQMLPFSKEKLPWSGRFFTPSRVKDWLDLLGFEIVGDERFIYASLARGSRLSRFAPWRRFCRHYLKPMGSVYMLVARKRVMPLTPIKPKWHVKPKWTPAVKGAGLRQTCQDKE; from the coding sequence ATGAAACCAGCGTTAAGTTTTTTACAAGGACCCAAACCCGATGAGTGGCAGGACTTTCCTCACGGTGAATATTTAAAAGTGGGGATCCAAAAACGACTGGATGAGTGGCTACCAAGAATGTTTGGTTACCACATGCTAAAACTCGGCTGTTTGAGCGGTCAAATGAATACCTCTGCCAGCCCGATTAAGCATCAAGTTTGTGTTGCCCCACAAGGCAAACATGTCGGAGTATTTGCTGAAATTGACGAGCTACCTTTTTACGAAAACTCAGTCGATGCTTGTATTTTAAGCCAGTGCTTAGAATATCATTCTGATCCGCATCATATTCTACGCGAAGCCCATCGCACACTTATTCCCGGTGGTTATATTGTGATCTCAGGTTTTAATCCGTTTAGTTTATGTGGTGTGGCGCAAATGCTTCCCTTTAGTAAAGAAAAACTCCCTTGGTCAGGGCGCTTCTTTACTCCATCTCGGGTGAAGGATTGGCTAGACTTACTCGGGTTTGAGATTGTTGGTGACGAGCGCTTTATTTACGCGTCTTTAGCGCGAGGCTCCAGGCTTTCTCGTTTTGCGCCATGGCGCCGCTTTTGTCGTCATTACTTAAAGCCGATGGGAAGCGTGTATATGTTGGTGGCAAGAAAGCGGGTGATGCCGCTCACTCCAATCAAACCCAAATGGCATGTAAAGCCCAAGTGGACACCCGCTGTGAAAGGAGCTGGGCTCAGGCAAACCTGCCAAGATAAAGAATAA